Proteins from a single region of Flavobacterium sp. K5-23:
- a CDS encoding HAD family hydrolase — protein sequence MAKSYKEIMNDITTFIFDVDGVLTDSSVFVTTEGEILRTMNIRDGYAMKAAVESGYNVCIISGGSNEGVRVRLRNLGITDIHLGTPNKVDTFDEYTDLYNIKPEQVLYMGDDIPDYHVMKLVGLPTCPQDASPEIKAISTYISHVKGGKGAARDVIEQVMKVQGKWMAHFDGKLD from the coding sequence ATGGCAAAAAGTTATAAAGAAATAATGAACGACATCACCACTTTTATATTTGATGTTGACGGCGTGCTTACAGACAGTTCCGTATTTGTTACTACTGAAGGAGAAATTCTTAGAACTATGAATATTCGTGACGGTTATGCTATGAAAGCAGCCGTGGAAAGCGGTTATAACGTATGTATTATTTCAGGAGGAAGCAATGAAGGTGTACGTGTTCGTTTGAGAAATCTTGGAATAACTGATATTCATTTAGGGACACCTAATAAGGTTGATACTTTTGATGAATATACTGATTTGTATAATATAAAACCAGAACAAGTGTTATATATGGGAGATGATATTCCTGATTATCATGTTATGAAATTAGTGGGCTTACCTACTTGTCCACAAGACGCAAGTCCTGAAATTAAAGCCATTTCAACTTATATTTCTCACGTAAAAGGAGGAAAAGGAGCTGCTCGCGATGTAATCGAACAAGTGATGAAAGTACAAGGAAAATGGATGGCACATTTTGACGGAAAACTTGATTAA
- a CDS encoding Rossmann-like and DUF2520 domain-containing protein yields the protein MIKVTIIGSGNVAQHLIRAFSNIENLNSTIVLTQVFSRNKDILGNVLDSSKITDDLNTLEEADLYILAVSDDAISEVSTQLPFTNRLVVHTSGTVALEALDNKNRKGVFYPLQTFTKNKAVDFKTIPICLETKLENDYAIIVEVAKSISDAVFEIRTEQRKALHVAAVFVNNFTNHLYKIGEEICNEHQVPFEILKPLIVETAQKIMVLSPEKAQTGPAKRNDTKTIEAHQAFLSNENQSTIYKILTQSIQHNGKKL from the coding sequence ATGATTAAAGTAACAATAATAGGCTCAGGAAATGTAGCCCAACACTTGATTAGAGCTTTCAGTAATATTGAAAATCTGAATTCAACTATTGTATTGACCCAGGTTTTTTCTAGAAACAAAGATATACTTGGTAATGTTCTAGATTCAAGCAAAATAACGGATGATTTAAATACATTAGAAGAAGCTGATTTGTACATTCTAGCAGTTTCTGACGATGCTATTTCCGAAGTATCTACCCAACTCCCCTTTACTAATAGACTTGTAGTTCATACTTCTGGTACAGTTGCTTTAGAAGCTTTGGATAACAAAAACAGGAAAGGCGTTTTTTACCCTTTACAAACTTTTACAAAAAACAAAGCAGTCGATTTTAAAACAATTCCAATTTGCTTAGAAACAAAATTGGAGAATGATTATGCAATTATCGTAGAAGTGGCTAAATCTATTTCGGATGCTGTATTTGAAATACGTACTGAACAAAGAAAGGCATTGCATGTTGCAGCCGTTTTCGTTAATAATTTTACTAATCATTTATACAAAATAGGCGAAGAAATTTGTAACGAACATCAAGTACCTTTTGAGATTCTAAAACCTTTAATAGTAGAAACAGCTCAAAAAATAATGGTACTTTCGCCTGAAAAGGCACAAACAGGGCCTGCAAAACGAAATGACACCAAAACAATTGAAGCGCATCAGGCGTTTTTGTCAAATGAAAATCAATCCACTATTTATAAAATACTAACACAATCAATACAACATAATGGCAAAAAGTTATAA
- the ccsA gene encoding cytochrome c biogenesis protein CcsA — MNKNIFSILFSTRLMAVLFLTFAIAMGAGTFIESKYNTDTARILVYNSWWFEVIMVFFMINFIGNIKRYQLFKKEKWATLLLHLAFVFILLGAFVTRYISFEGMMPIREGAAENQFYSDKTFLTIFVDGEYKGEMKRRVFEKKVLLSPVTNNNFSISDQFADTKFEVSYENFIMGAKETVKADNNGILYLKLVEAGDGGREEHFLKEGEVQNIHNTLFALNIPTEGAINITTTGNAYTIQTPFEGNFMRMADKFQGEVTKDNVQPLMMRSLYSIGEMRFVFPDPAVKGVIAYESKNDFKAKNNEDALVVKVKAEGQEKEVTVLGSKGRTGEPQTVKIGKIEYTFFYGSKAYVLPFKIKLNDFIASKYPGTEKSYSSFESQVTVQDPIKPFDARIYMNNVLDHDGYRFFQSSFDPDEKGTVLSVNHDFWGTWITYFGYFMLFFAMTAILFTKHSRFADIKRKLEVVKTKKAKLLTILVLLLSFQGFSQTHDHAHDKDGGHADHKESSSHIRIAPTEKQLDSLLNKFKVKEAHAAKFGRLVVQDAGGRMKPINTFSSELLRKVSHSNTFKGMNSDQVFLSMSQYAKYWIEVPLIYIKKENDSIRKIIGIDSKAEYAPFIAFFDEKGNYKLSPYLDDAYKAANPNNFEKGFIETDKKVNLMEAALSGSILKIFPIPNDPNNKWISYLELEHSGLKGMDSTYTKSILPLYFGTLNNASQTNDYTNADELLGSINGFQKKFGSKVRPSEEKITAEVLYNKYDVFQKLPYWYIFASILMLTFTILRIFKERKALAIAVNTMHVIIGLLFVLHTVGLIARWYISGHAPWSNAYESIIYISWATMFFGLAFDIKSKLTVASSAFVTAMILWAAYQNWIDPEIANLQPVLNSYWLMIHVAIIVASYGPFALGMILGFVSLLLIFFTNDKNKATMDLNLKEITYINEMALTVGLIMLSIGNFLGGQWANESWGRYWGWDPKETWALISIMVYAFVIHARFVPSLRGKWTFNLMSMFAFISILFTYYGVNFHLVGLHSYASGEAHSLDWIWYSLGTISFIGAITYPKYRKYYKK; from the coding sequence ATGAATAAAAATATATTTTCAATTTTGTTTTCCACACGATTAATGGCTGTTCTTTTTCTGACTTTTGCAATTGCAATGGGAGCAGGAACTTTTATAGAGAGCAAGTATAACACTGATACAGCACGAATTCTGGTTTATAACTCTTGGTGGTTTGAAGTGATAATGGTATTTTTTATGATCAATTTTATTGGGAATATAAAACGATACCAATTATTCAAAAAAGAAAAATGGGCTACATTATTACTCCATTTGGCTTTTGTTTTTATTCTTTTGGGTGCATTTGTAACACGATACATTAGTTTCGAAGGGATGATGCCTATTCGTGAAGGAGCTGCCGAAAATCAATTTTATTCGGATAAAACCTTTTTGACAATCTTTGTGGATGGAGAATATAAGGGTGAAATGAAACGTAGGGTTTTTGAGAAAAAAGTTTTGCTTTCCCCTGTTACCAATAATAATTTTTCTATTTCTGACCAATTTGCCGATACTAAATTTGAAGTGAGCTATGAAAATTTCATTATGGGCGCCAAAGAAACAGTTAAGGCGGATAATAATGGTATTCTATATTTAAAACTGGTTGAAGCAGGAGACGGAGGGCGTGAGGAACATTTTCTTAAGGAAGGGGAAGTTCAGAATATCCACAACACTTTATTTGCTCTAAATATCCCAACTGAAGGAGCCATAAATATTACAACGACAGGAAATGCTTATACAATTCAAACTCCATTTGAAGGAAATTTTATGCGAATGGCAGATAAATTTCAAGGAGAGGTTACTAAGGATAATGTACAACCTTTAATGATGCGTTCGCTTTACAGTATTGGAGAAATGCGATTTGTATTTCCAGATCCTGCTGTAAAAGGAGTTATTGCTTATGAATCAAAAAATGATTTTAAAGCTAAAAACAACGAAGACGCTTTAGTTGTTAAAGTTAAAGCCGAAGGTCAGGAAAAAGAAGTAACCGTTTTAGGTTCTAAAGGTAGAACGGGAGAGCCACAAACAGTAAAAATTGGTAAAATAGAATATACTTTTTTCTACGGTAGTAAGGCTTATGTTTTGCCTTTTAAAATAAAATTGAACGATTTCATTGCTTCAAAATATCCTGGAACTGAAAAAAGCTACTCTTCTTTTGAAAGCCAGGTTACGGTTCAAGACCCTATTAAACCTTTTGACGCCCGAATATATATGAATAACGTTTTGGACCACGATGGATACCGTTTCTTCCAGTCTTCATTTGATCCAGATGAAAAAGGAACTGTGTTATCTGTTAATCACGATTTTTGGGGTACATGGATAACTTATTTCGGATATTTCATGTTGTTTTTCGCTATGACAGCCATATTGTTTACTAAGCATTCTCGTTTTGCTGATATAAAAAGAAAATTGGAAGTGGTAAAAACTAAAAAAGCGAAACTATTGACAATTTTAGTATTGTTATTAAGTTTTCAAGGTTTTTCTCAAACTCATGATCACGCACATGATAAAGACGGTGGGCATGCAGATCACAAGGAAAGTAGTTCGCATATTAGAATTGCACCTACGGAGAAACAACTGGATTCTTTATTGAATAAATTTAAAGTTAAGGAAGCACATGCGGCTAAATTTGGTAGACTGGTTGTTCAGGATGCTGGCGGACGTATGAAGCCAATAAATACATTCTCATCTGAATTGTTGCGTAAAGTAAGCCACAGCAATACTTTTAAAGGAATGAATTCAGATCAGGTATTTTTATCGATGTCTCAATATGCTAAATACTGGATAGAAGTACCTTTGATTTACATCAAAAAAGAAAATGACAGCATTCGCAAAATTATCGGAATAGATTCGAAGGCTGAATACGCTCCTTTTATCGCCTTTTTTGATGAAAAAGGAAATTATAAATTGTCACCTTATTTAGACGATGCTTATAAAGCAGCGAATCCTAATAACTTTGAGAAGGGTTTTATTGAAACTGATAAGAAAGTAAACTTAATGGAAGCGGCTTTAAGTGGTAGTATCTTAAAGATTTTCCCAATTCCTAATGACCCAAACAACAAATGGATTTCTTACCTAGAGTTAGAACATTCAGGTTTGAAAGGAATGGATTCTACTTATACTAAAAGCATTTTACCTCTATATTTTGGGACTTTAAACAATGCTTCTCAAACTAATGATTATACTAATGCCGATGAATTATTAGGAAGCATTAATGGTTTTCAGAAAAAGTTTGGAAGTAAAGTAAGACCAAGTGAAGAAAAGATAACTGCTGAGGTGTTGTATAATAAATATGATGTTTTTCAAAAACTTCCGTATTGGTATATTTTTGCTTCTATTCTAATGTTGACTTTTACAATATTAAGAATTTTCAAAGAGCGAAAAGCATTAGCTATAGCCGTTAATACAATGCATGTTATAATAGGATTATTATTTGTTTTGCATACAGTAGGGCTTATTGCTCGATGGTATATTTCAGGACATGCGCCATGGAGTAATGCCTATGAATCTATTATTTATATTTCCTGGGCGACTATGTTTTTTGGTTTAGCATTCGATATTAAATCTAAACTGACTGTGGCTTCTTCCGCATTTGTAACAGCTATGATTCTTTGGGCAGCATACCAAAACTGGATTGATCCTGAAATTGCTAATTTACAGCCGGTATTGAATTCTTATTGGTTAATGATTCACGTTGCTATTATTGTGGCTAGTTATGGACCATTTGCATTGGGTATGATATTAGGATTTGTTTCCTTGTTATTAATCTTTTTCACTAATGACAAGAACAAAGCTACAATGGATTTAAATCTAAAAGAGATAACTTACATCAATGAGATGGCTTTAACCGTTGGATTGATTATGTTGTCTATAGGGAACTTTTTAGGAGGGCAATGGGCCAATGAAAGTTGGGGACGTTATTGGGGTTGGGACCCAAAAGAAACTTGGGCTTTAATCAGTATTATGGTTTATGCATTTGTGATTCATGCACGTTTTGTTCCTTCTTTAAGAGGGAAGTGGACTTTTAACTTGATGAGTATGTTCGCTTTTATTTCGATTTTATTTACCTATTATGGAGTAAACTTTCACTTAGTTGGTTTACACTCTTATGCAAGTGGTGAAGCTCATTCTTTAGACTGGATTTGGTATTCTCTAGGAACAATATCTTTTATAGGAGCGATAACGTATCCTAAATATAGAAAGTATTATAAAAAATAA
- a CDS encoding T9SS type A sorting domain-containing protein, whose product MKYLLLFFSATFYGQVLHHQMLSSQGDTKVLSNGVVVRQTIGQQSIIGNSKSNKYFINQGFQQSVWNDYISSNVVDFISTKTYPNPFTNTINFHFSKPITEPIMIYVYDVSGRLVFEGKKNAIDTVLSVDLSNLPTSQYLVSLNSDTFTYYTQIIKL is encoded by the coding sequence ATGAAATATTTGTTGTTATTTTTTTCTGCTACTTTCTATGGTCAAGTTTTGCATCATCAGATGTTGTCTTCACAAGGAGATACAAAGGTGCTGTCTAATGGGGTAGTTGTAAGGCAAACAATAGGTCAGCAAAGTATAATTGGGAATTCGAAAAGCAATAAATATTTTATTAACCAAGGATTTCAGCAAAGCGTTTGGAATGACTATATTTCTTCTAATGTTGTAGATTTTATTTCTACTAAAACGTACCCCAATCCATTTACAAATACTATTAACTTTCATTTTTCTAAACCTATTACTGAACCAATAATGATCTATGTTTATGATGTTAGCGGACGTTTAGTTTTTGAAGGAAAGAAAAATGCAATTGATACAGTACTCAGTGTTGATTTATCAAATTTACCGACATCACAATATTTAGTTAGCTTAAATTCAGATACATTCACTTACTATACTCAAATTATAAAACTATGA